The following proteins are co-located in the Poseidonibacter antarcticus genome:
- a CDS encoding helix-turn-helix domain-containing protein, protein ASAKKLLNSGIHPKIVAKDLGVSLATLYRWIPAG, encoded by the coding sequence GCATCAGCAAAAAAACTATTAAATAGTGGTATTCATCCAAAAATTGTTGCTAAAGATTTAGGTGTTTCATTGGCTACTCTTTATCGGTGGATTCCTGCTGGGTGA